GATATCAGCTCCAGTGCGTTCTCCATCTTCTCGTATGCCACGGCAGGATCGTTATATGTATCCTTGTATTCGGCATAGTTGATGTCGTCGCTCTGCTGCTGTTGCTGCATGGTGATGTTCATCGCGTTGCTCAGCGTGAGCACTATTGCCACAGCGGCGGCGGCGCGGAATAGTGGCTGCAGACGGTCTCTCATGGTGATGACGCGGGCTTTCACCACTTTCTGCTCTGCTTTCTCGTCAGAGCCGATGGCCGTTGCCGTCTTCTCCTCGCTCTCTTCTATGAGTGCAAGGATGCTCTCATCGAAGTCGCTGCCCAGTGCTGGTTCTTGCTCCATGGCTGCGAAGAGCGGCTTATACTGGCTTAGCTCCTGAGGCAGTTCGTTCTCATCCTGTGAGAAGAACGTCTTCAGTATCTGCTCTTCGTTCAGCGTTGTCTCGCCTTCGAAGTAGCGTTCCAGCAGTTGTTCTATATACTTATAGTCCATATTTCTCTGTTTCGATGAATTTCTGTTTTATTGCTTGTCGCGCTCGGAAGATGTTTATCTTCACCTGTTGTTCGTTAATGCCCATCACCTCGGCTATCTCTTTGTAGCTTTTCCCCTCAATGTCGCGCAGTTGCATGCAAGAGCGTTGTTTCTCGGGCAGTGTGTCAATGAGTTGTCTCACCAGTGCCACCCGGTCTCGCTGTACGGCTTGTTCTTCCGGGTTTGAGGCGTATGAACTGTCAGGTGGGTCGTGGGTGTCGTTGAGCTGTTCGTTCTGGTTCTCCGCGCGCCTTGTCTTGTCGAGTGCCAAGTTGCGGCAGATTGTCAGGCAGAAAGCCTCTATCGACTCTATCTTGTCCCATTGCTCCCGCTTTTTCCACACCTTTATCATGGTGTCTTGCACGACATCTTCTGCCTCCGCAGGATTGAGAGTGATGCGGAGTGCCAGTCTGTATAGCTCGTTTTTGAGTGGCAGTATGTCGGTGCGGAAGTCCATTATCTTTTCATCCTCTCTAAATATAGAGACGTTTGTGATTTTAAAAAGTTACAGTTGTCGAAAAATTTTTATCTATTACCTGTGGCGCACATCTTCTTATTTCTATAGGCACCGTCTCTACCGCAATGCAGTCTTCGCCCACTTGAAGCTTCACCACACACGCCTCGGTGTTCATAGGTTTCTGTTGGTCGAAGATGAAGTTGCCTATGCTGTAGTATATCATGCGTCCGTGGTATTCCTCTACTGTCTGCAGGGTGTGTGTGTGATGACACACCAGCAGGTCGGCACCGGCATCAATGAGTCTGTGAGCATCTATGCGCTGACTGGGCACAGGTTTCAGCGTATGTTCGCCTCCCCAGTGGAGCGACACTATTATCACGGCAGTGGGGTCGCTCTTCCTCAACTGTTTTATGCGCGACAGCAGTCTTTCGAAAGGCTCCTGACTCACCGTTGGTCTATTATCCAGATAAGCCCAGTTTTCCAGTGCCAGTCTTAGCGACGCTATGAGCCACACGTTGCGCGGACTCCTTGTTAGCAGCACCGGTTGGGCAGCCTGTTCCATTGTGGTGCCTGCCCCTACGGGCGTCATACCAGCCAGGGCAATGTTCTTCCAAGTGTCAGCGAGACCGCCGCGTCCCTGGTCTATGGAGTGGTTGTTGGCAAGGTTAAGATGCGTTATGCCATGCCTCTTCAGTGCATAGAGCCACTCAGGTTCGGCGCGGAAGATGAAACGCTTCTGCACAGGCGACTCAATCTTTGTGGCAGGACACTCCAGGTTGCCCACCACGACATCAGCCTCACGGAAAAGGGAGTCGATGCTCCTTGAGAAAAGAGCATCCACTCCCCGGTGGTCTATCACCTGGCGCACACCGCGGTCAAGCAGTATGTCGCCAGTCATTACTATGGTGCATTGGGCGTTGGCACAAACCATCCATGCCCCAATGACGCTAACAGCCAGAGCTGTAAAAAACCTCTTCATTATCTACAGGTGCTTCTTCCATTGGCACTATTATCTCCTTCATCCATTCAGGAATGCCCAGTCGTGGCTCTGTCTCCAGTTTCTTCTGCCATTCCTCGTCGTTCATGCGCTGTTCACCGTAGGGACGGGTAAACTCTCTGTAGGAGAACACACCTCCGCGCATGAGGTAGAGATAGCCCTGCAGTTCGATGATGACATATATCTCATCGGCATTGCCCACACCCTCGTAGAGTATGGTCTTCTGAGGGTTGTTGTCGGCATTGGCAGTATATACATCGGCAACGAGAGCCACGCTTCGCTCAGGACCTTGCACAGCACTCCATTCCCAAAGCTGCTGATCGTCGTTTTTTATCAGTTCGAGCGATATGTTCTCAAACGAGGCACCTATGTATTTCAATTGGTCATATTCCTCCTCGCTGAGCAGTTTGCCTTTCAGTTCCTTCTCGCTTGCTTGCAAGAGAAACTCTGCCATCTCCTTGATGCGTGTTGTGATGGTCTTTGAGCGCTCTGTGGTGAGACCGTAGGTGTTGAGCAGTGTCTCGGTAGATTCCAGCAGACTTATGGCGCGCTGCCAGAAC
This region of Prevotella sp. E13-27 genomic DNA includes:
- a CDS encoding RNA polymerase sigma factor, with translation MDFRTDILPLKNELYRLALRITLNPAEAEDVVQDTMIKVWKKREQWDKIESIEAFCLTICRNLALDKTRRAENQNEQLNDTHDPPDSSYASNPEEQAVQRDRVALVRQLIDTLPEKQRSCMQLRDIEGKSYKEIAEVMGINEQQVKINIFRARQAIKQKFIETEKYGL
- a CDS encoding CapA family protein, with the protein product MKRFFTALAVSVIGAWMVCANAQCTIVMTGDILLDRGVRQVIDHRGVDALFSRSIDSLFREADVVVGNLECPATKIESPVQKRFIFRAEPEWLYALKRHGITHLNLANNHSIDQGRGGLADTWKNIALAGMTPVGAGTTMEQAAQPVLLTRSPRNVWLIASLRLALENWAYLDNRPTVSQEPFERLLSRIKQLRKSDPTAVIIVSLHWGGEHTLKPVPSQRIDAHRLIDAGADLLVCHHTHTLQTVEEYHGRMIYYSIGNFIFDQQKPMNTEACVVKLQVGEDCIAVETVPIEIRRCAPQVIDKNFSTTVTF